Within Rissa tridactyla isolate bRisTri1 chromosome 4, bRisTri1.patW.cur.20221130, whole genome shotgun sequence, the genomic segment ACCCTAAAACCTATAGGCGGGCAAGGGAGCGTCCGTTGCTCCACACTCCCAGGGCCTCGCTTCTCCCTCACACCGAGCGGGGCGACCCCGGCGGGTCTCCCGGTCCCGACAGCGGCTCCCGGTgccgctccctccttcccctcccacacgccccgcggcACGGCCGCCAGACCCTCATACACCACCTTGATCGTCTGCCGGCCACTGCTGCCCCGCCGAACCCCAACACGGGTCCGCGGACGGCTGTCGGCCATGGTGGGGGGTTAACGGCCGCACCGCCTCCCGCCTCAGCCGAGCTCTCGCGAGACGGCGGAACTCTCGCGAGACCAAGCCCGGGCTGGGGGGCGCGGCGCAGTGTGGGGCGGGTAGTTCCGGcgcgccggcggcggcgcggtgCATTGTGGTCCGCGTAGTTCCGGTGCGGCGGGCGGTGtcggcggcgggcggcaggcaGGCCGCGGTTGGCCTTGTGGGAGCTGTAGTTCGGCGggggccccccccgcgcccgctctccccgccgccgggggtgtccccccctccccgggaggcCGCCCCGCCATGCCGGGCTTCACCTGCTGCGTGCCGGGCTGCTACAACAACTCGCACCGCGACAAGGCGCTGCACTTCTACACCTTCCCCAAGGACGAGGAGCTGCGGCGGCTCTGGCTGAAGAACGTCTCCCGGGCGGGCGTCAGCGGCTGCTTCAGCACCTTCCAGCCCACCACGGGCCACCGCGTCTGCAGCGAGCACTTCCAGGGCGGCCGCAAGTCCTACCTGGTGCGGGTCCCCACCATCTTCCCCCTGCGCGGCGTCAACGAGCGCAAGGCGCagcgggccgcccgccgcccccgccccgccgccgctgccgccaccgccgccgccgccgcctctgccGCGCAGGGTccccccggtgccgccgccgccaccgccgagGTCCCGGCAGGGGGCGCGGCCGAGGACGTGAAGCCCATCGACCTGACGGTGCAGGTGGAGCTCGGGCCCGGGGCAAccgcggggcccggccccggcaggCTACCGGCGGCTgtggggggggaggaggtagcGGTGGAGGGCGGCCCCCCGGACCACTCGTACTCGCTGTCGTCGGGCACCACGtcggaggagctgctgaggaagCTGAACGAGCAGCGCGACATCATTGCGCTGCTGGAGGTGAAGATGAAGGAGATGAAGGGCAGCATCCGTCGCCTGCGCCTGGCCGAGGCCCAGCTCCGTGAGGAGATCCGTGAGAAGGACCGGCTGCTCCACGCTGCCAGCGCTGGCACCCGCAAGCGCCACGGCCTCTGAGGGCCGCTGGGGCCCGGCCCGGTGCGGGGCTCCCCACCCCAGAGCCTCCACCGCCCTCGGTGAGGTGCCTGGACAGAGCAGAGACAGGATGGGCCCCAGCACCACGGCCACCCGACTCTCCCTGCCCggtccctcctgcccctgccgcagcagcccccagccatcaCATCCCCCTGCCCAGACGGGGCGGCCGCTGTTGGCTCAGCACTGAGCCCCGTTATCCATCCCACATTACCCCAGAGCTAGCACTGTGGGCACCCGCCTGTCTACGCCAGGCCCATTCGCACCTTCTCGGTGCCGGCGGCAGCAGAAAGCGCTTCTTTTAGTGTCGATGGGACCCGTGTCACTACGAAGTGGCTGTAGGGTATCAGTTTTCAGCAAATACATTCTGGCTGTGCGCCGAGTGAGGTAGCAGCAACACTACCCCCTGGAGAAGGCGTGTCTGAAAGCGTGGCTGGCACCGGACCCTTCACAGGAACGAACAAGGATGTTGCGTTTGGCCTTGCATAGCAGAGGCATGAGGAAAGCTTTAGAAACCCTCTCAGGGTGATGTGTTTCTTCAGTAAATTACTGATGCCATAAAAGACTGCTGTTTCTAGCGTGAAAGAATCCCCAGATTAAAGAGCGCTCTTGTACTATGTAGTTTTTTGCTTTCTCCGCAGTACATATGTATTTGTTACAGGCGTCTCCATGCTCTCAACCCTAGTAAGGATTATGACCTGGTACCCAGAACCCGGTGGCATTTGACGGCCATAGTTTATCTTGTTGGCTTAAGAACTCCCTCTAATGAAACGGAGGCTTTGTAACACGTCTGACTTTAAAtcctcagcctttgctcagagaaCCGGGATGAAGCAGAAGCGCAGCGAGTTTATCTGCAGTGGCTGCAAACCCTTGCTGTCTAATCCTCAACTAGTGGGCATGACGCATAACCTGTACATTAGGCGAGACCTTACTGAAACGTGCTTGCGTGTTCTAAACCCAGATTTAAGAGTATTGTAACAAACCTACGTGGAATGCTTGTGTAGTTTCTGTTTCTAGCCAGCCATTAGTCCATTCGCTTTTCAGCAACAGGAAACCAAATCGACGGTGGCTAGAAAGATGGTGGAGCGAAGGCAGCAAGGCTGGCCTGAATGTGTGCTTCCAGGGCAGCCAGGGGAACAGATACCTCagcgctgaggaggaggaagaggcgaGTATCTGGTGCTCCTGCGTAGCTCTGTGGCAATGGGGGGTACGGCTTCGCTAGCCAtggctgttgaaaacaaaaggcaGTTCACCACAGTGTGCCCATACCGACATTCGAGGGAGGAACACCCAGGCGTCTGCTGGGTGCGTGAGAGATCGTTCTCCTGCAAGCAGAGTGCGTTACACTCGGTAGATCGGGATGTCAGTTTTACTAAATTTTATAGAAGTATTTTCTAAATGTAAAAAGTATCGTTAGTTTGAGAATATTGTAATCTTTGTAACAATGGCTAATGTAGCTTTACAACTGTCCGTTTCAATACTCTGTATGACCGAACAAAAGGGCGCAGTGGGATTTGGCAGGGGGAGGTTTATCTATTGATTATGTAGCCTGTTCAGCTAAAGGCGTTGGCTGTCACAGCCTGCGGTGTGATGCATGGCTCGTTTTTCTGTTAACATGTGTACCGAGTTGGATGGCCAACTGTAAGGATACTACAGGTCTCTCCATGTACTAAGTATTtcccattatttcattttaatttattttctccaatCTGATATGTAGCTCTTAACTTCAGCTTCGTGGTATACCGATTCTCCTGCGAGTCAAGTAAGCGgcgagtttgtttgtttgtttgtttgtttgtttgggttttctttttgtaaggAAAGCAGATACCTGCTCCACCATCTGATTTAACATATGGAATTGGTCCAGCAGATCTCTATGCTCCCATCAAGACAATAGGCAGCACAACGTCTCCCCTTACAAACAAGACCAGTTGTGCGTCCTAGCTTCTCCAGAACGTGCGTGTCGTAACAGTCGTGGTATTTTTTTCTACCATTGGAATGCACTTCAGGACGTTCAGCCATTCGGCCTGCTGGACTGGTTAACTGCTGGACTCTTCCACTTCTCCAGGTTACACTGAGGTGCtaacatgcttaattttaataaagtatattttgttttgttatgtctTCTGTTTCCGtgctgtgtatatatatatatatttctgaaagATGGTTGGAGCTCGTCTTTTCTTTTGCAAcgttttttttattccttgtgaACTCCCCATCTGCGAGGGTGTGAATATCTTTACATTCGTgtagggtgaggaagaggagttTGAGGTCCTTCAGCGTATGACATGCCTGCCTGCATGGGGTTAGAGCTGGTCTGATAAGCAAATGCCTGTTAGGACACGGGTGCTCTCTAAATAGCCAGGAGCGATTTGAGCAGCCGCACAGGACTTCTGCTGGAAGGCCAGCACAAGTCTCCCACCTTACGCacggaggaggaaggagaaagcatGGCCTCCCGCAAACCAGcctcctgcagggaggagctCGCCTTGCAGTATCTTTGAATTTGTAATTCCACTTCCCGAAGTTCCTAATTTCAGACTGGTTTAGAGCTATTAGTCTTGAATGATTTTAAGCGTT encodes:
- the THAP11 gene encoding THAP domain-containing protein 11 → MPGFTCCVPGCYNNSHRDKALHFYTFPKDEELRRLWLKNVSRAGVSGCFSTFQPTTGHRVCSEHFQGGRKSYLVRVPTIFPLRGVNERKAQRAARRPRPAAAAATAAAAASAAQGPPGAAAATAEVPAGGAAEDVKPIDLTVQVELGPGATAGPGPGRLPAAVGGEEVAVEGGPPDHSYSLSSGTTSEELLRKLNEQRDIIALLEVKMKEMKGSIRRLRLAEAQLREEIREKDRLLHAASAGTRKRHGL